In a genomic window of Lycium ferocissimum isolate CSIRO_LF1 chromosome 9, AGI_CSIRO_Lferr_CH_V1, whole genome shotgun sequence:
- the LOC132029803 gene encoding uncharacterized protein LOC132029803 → MGVDYYNVLNVGKTATDDDLKKAYRKLAMKWHPDKNPNNKKEAEAQFKQISEAYEILSDPQKRQVYDQYGEEGLQDTSPGSNGNPRNAEDIFAEFFGSSPFGFGAGVKSTRFSSEGSGLFGGFGGGENIFRTASDGTGATMPKKPPPVESKLPCSLEELYSGSTRKMKISRTVVDANGRLVTESEILTIDVKPGWKKGTKITFPDKGNEQLNQLPADLVFVIDEKPHDVYKRDGNDLIRNHKVTLAEALGGTTVNLTTLDGRKLTIPVNEIVRPGYELVLAKEGMPITKEPGNRGDLKIKFDVKFPTRLTTDQRAALKRALGG, encoded by the exons ATGGGGGTGGATTATTATAACGTGTTGAACGTTGGGAAGACCGCGACAGATGATGATCTAAAGAAGGCTTATAGAAAATTGGCAATGAAATGGCATCCTGATAAGAACCCCAACAACAAGAAGGAAGCTGAGGCTCAATTCAAGCAAATATCTGAGGCTTATGAA ATTTTGAGTGATCCTCAGAAAAGGCAAGTCTATGATCAGTATGGTGAAGAAGGTCTACAAGACACGTCACCTGGATCTAACGGTAATCCTCGAAATGCTGAGGACATTTTTGCAGAATTTTTCGGGAGTAGCCCATTCGGATTTGGGGCTGGAGTAAAGTCCACAAGATTCTCATCAGAAGGAAGTGGTTTATTTGGAGGATTTGGTGGGGGTGAGAATATTTTTAGAACAGCTAGTGATGGAACTGGTGCTACTATGCCCAAAAAACCGCCACCAGTGGAGAGTAAATTGCCTTGCAGCCTTGAGGAGCTTTATTCTGGATCGACGAGGAAAATGAAGATCTCTAGAACTGTGGTTGATGCGAATGG GAGGTTAGTGACAGAATCAGAGATTTTAACCATTGATGTAAAACCTGGCTGGAAGAAAGGGACAAAGATAACATTCCCAGACAAAGGGAATGAGCAGTTGAACCAGCTTCCAGCAGACCTCGTGTTTGTAATCGACGAGAAGCCCCACGACGTTTACAAGAGAGACGGGAATGACCTTATTAGGAACCATAAAGTAACATTAGCAGAGGCATTGGGAGGAACAACTGTCAACCTGACAACATTAGATGGTCGCAAGTTGACGATTCCAGTGAATGAAATTGTCAGGCCTGGTTACGAGCTAGTGCTTGCAAAAGAAGGCATGCCGATCACAAAGGAACCTGGCAACAGGGGTGATTTAAAGATCAAGTTTGATGTTAAATTCCCTACAAGATTGACAACAGACCAAAGAGCTGCCCTCAAGCGCGCTTTGGGGGGCTAA
- the LOC132029802 gene encoding uncharacterized protein LOC132029802: MSSDLVSQQFSGPPEGQLVQMDHVSNNPDSMAHMQTSIVGHMPNISASHQFVWSNEPTANRFDTSVPANQLGQMGPRMNPQHFMSHQQIGGDRYVPNSPSAQKSSVLTKRKAEMEPMPNKRTAQGASLSTSPGFVQQSSAIKKPGQQQSKSTSGSSPSLPASSKKMTRNESISNKTASQRSQTPKGRTIQVEPTSKAQGESSDAVRSKMRESLASALAMACQNPETVVNAAKDQSEAVRSQPSQMNVTPTTANEGLPQTSVSHVPQNCGDVLPSTGAFPVDGTNDSQSSSLGLHDDVSMGNSIPCSSELELHVDDVPFSDNFFVKDELLQGHGLTWAMDLDMQLRETDFLQDAEKANLFDEGLVGDKDELAKASPEDLALQIEAELFKLFGGVNKKYKEKGRSLLFNLKDRNNPELRERVMSGEIPPDKLCSMSAEELASKELSEWRTAKAEELAQMVVLPDNEVNMRRLVKKTHKGEYQVDFERDDNNIAAEISAGSSNVSQFMPKIEKGRNSGPSGTDEIGSKENVPSQHNSSEKQDVKDSLVIPADGADLMQGMVVEEFKDAEFLPPIVSLDEFMESLDSEPPFENLPVKNNRSAPLPYKERAEDPSKVVGSGPATEDPAVASADKAIEEVKDHVEQKDSLVVSTGSPVVKKVTSSGNLPVKSAESLIKMAGPRGNASTAPCIWGGALQLTISSSVTVFGSFRSGEKTPTNEWPSSLEIKGRVRLDAFEKFLQELPMSRSRAVMVVQFVLKDKSSESERANLSEAVESYASDERLGFAEPAPGVELYLCPPHILDMISKHLSKDPRELYDSTENGLIGVVVWRKLHISSTISPNSSSHHKHGLKKQQMIPRGQHEKDGNVNVNLMPKGTMPPMSLKHDPAVDDDDDIPPGFGPKAVRDDDDLPEFNFSGNLNASRPRHPSQNLTHGSRMPLYNQPIPSRPVDQMRELVLKYGQTGAATSNDRPTNVGLGIEPWNDDDDDIPEWQPQAPPALQRPSYPLGHSYTRPHLAHHRPLAPPMALPMQPPINNVPNRQQIMSPRGQYQVDWRRDPSRARGF, encoded by the exons ATGTCCAGTGATCTTGTATCTCAGCAGTTCTCAGGACCACCTGAGGGGCAGCTGGTTCAAATGGACCATGTTTCCAATAATCCTGACTCTATGGCACATATGCAGACAAGTATTGTTGGACACATGCCAAATATTTCTGCATCACACCAATTTGTTTGGTCAAATGAGCCTACAGCCAACAGATTTGATACTTCGGTTCCAGCCAATCAGCTGGGGCAGATGGGACCCAGAATGAACCCGCAGCACTTCATGTCACATCAGCAGATTGGAGGAGATAGATATGTGCCAAATAGTCCAAGTGCGCAGAAATCGTCAGTACTCACCAAACGGAAGGCTGAGATGGAACCAATGCCAAATAAGCGGACCGCACAGGGAGCTTCTTTGTCCACCTCTCCAGGTTTTGTGCAGCAATCTTCTGCTATTAAGAAACCTGGACAGCAACAGTCAAAGTCAACTTCTGGAAGTTCACCAAGTCTTCCCGCATCAAGCAAGAAAATGACGCGGAACGAATCCATATCCAATAAAACTGCCTCCCAACGGTCGCAGACTCCAAAAGGACGAACAATTCAAGTTGAGCCAACCTCCAAGGCTCAGGGCGAGTCCTCTGATGCCGTGAGGTCCAAAATGAGAGAATCACTTGCTTCGGCTCTGGCGATGGCATGTCAGAATCCAGAAACTGTTGTAAATGCTGCCAAGGATCAGAGTGAAGCAGTTCGTTCTCAGCCTTCGCAAATGAATGTAACTCCGACAACTGCCAATGAAGGTCTACCTCAAACCTCTGTCTCACATGTACCTCAAAACTGTGGTGATGTACTACCTTCAACTGGTGCTTTTCCCGTTGATGGAACTAATGACAGTCAGAGTTCATCTCTTGGGCTTCATGATGACGTGAGCATGGGAAACTCTATACCTTGCTCTAGTGAACTCGAGTTGCATGTGGATGATGTTCCATTCAGTGACAATTTCTTTGTCAAAGATGAACTCCTGCAAGGGCATGGTCTCACTTGGGCGATGGATCTAGATATGCAGTTAAGAGAAACTGATTTCCTCCAGGATGCTGAAAAGGCCAATTTGTTTGATGAGGGCCTAGTTGGGGATAAAGATGAGCTCGCAAAAGCATCTCCAGAAGATTTAGCTTTGCAAATTGAGGCGgaactttttaaattatttggaGGTGTGAACaagaaatataaagaaaaaggcAGGTCTCTTCTCTTCAACCTAAAAGATCGCAATAATCCTGAACTGAGAGAGAGAGTGATGTCAGGTGAGATACCCCCAGATAAGTTATGTTCAATGAGTGCTGAAGAACTTGCATCAAAGGAGCTATCTGAGTGGCGGACGGCAAAAGCTGAGGAACTTGCTCAAATGGTAGTTTTACCTGATAATGAAGTTAATATGAGACGCCTAGTTAAGAAAACTCACAAGGGTGAATATCAGGTTGATTTTGAACGGGATGATAACAATATTGCTGCTGAGATATCTGCAGGTTCCTCAAATGTCTCACAGTTTATGCCGAAGATAGAGAAGGGGAGAAATTCTGGCCCTTCTGGTACGGATGAGATTGGAAGTAAAGAAAATGTTCCCAGCCAACATAATAGCTCAGAAAAGCAAGATGTGAAAGATAGCTTGGTAATTCCAGCTGATGGGGCTGATTTGATGCAGGGGATGGTTGTAGAGGAATTCAAGGATGCAGAATTTCTTCCTCCTATTGTTTCCTTAGATGAATTTATGGAATCACTCGATTCCGAACCTCCTTTTGAAAACTTGCCTGTCAAAAACAATCGTTCTGCACCTCTTCCATACAAAGAAAGAGCAGAGGACCCTAGCAAAGTTGTGGGTTCTGGTCCAGCCACTGAAGACCCTGCTGTTGCTTCTGCAGACAAAGCTATTGAAGAGGTCAAGGATCATGTCGAACAAAAGGATTCTCTGGTGGTATCTACAGGGAGCCCTGTAGTAAAGAAAGTTACTAGCTCTGGGAATTTGCCTGTGAAATCTGCTGAGAGCCTTATCAAGATGGCAGGACCACGTGGTAATGCTTCTACAGCTCCATGTATCTGGGGTGGGGCACTCCAGCTTACTATTTCATCTTCGGTAACAGTCTTTGGTTCGTTTAGAAG TGGTGAAAAGACACCGACTAACGAGTGGCCAAGTTCTCTTGAGATCAAGGGTAGAGTTCGACTTGATGCATTTGAGAAATTTCTTCAAGAGCTTCCTATGTCACGAAGTCGTGCAGTCATG GTTGTTCAATTTGTTTTGAAGGATAAGTCATCTGAGAGTGAACGGGCAAACCTTTCTGAG GCGGTGGAGTCATACGCTTCAGATGAGAGGTTGGGGTTCGCCGAGCCGGCACCAGGGGTGGAACTATATCTATGTCCACCGCACATACTTGATATGATAAGCAAACACCTTTCCAAGGACCCTAGAGAGCTATATGATTCTACAGAAAATGGTCTAATTGGCGTAGTTGTATGGAGAAAACTTCATATAAGTTCAACAATATCACCTAACTCTTCTTCGCACCATAAACACGGCTTGAAAAAACAACAGATGATTCCTAGAGGACAGCACGAAAAAGATGGAAATGTTAATGTAAATTTGATGCCTAAAGGAACCATGCCCCCCATGTCTTTGAAACATGATCCCGCAGTGGATGACGACGATGATATTCCACCTGGGTTTGGTCCCAAAGCAGTCCGTGACGATGATGATTTGCCTGAGTTTAATTTTTCTGGTAACTTAAATGCTTCTAGGCCTAGGCACCCATCTCAAAATTTGACCCATGGGTCAAGAATGCCCCTATATAACCAACCGATACCTTCTCGTCCTGTAGACCAGATGAGAGAACTTGTACTAAAGTATGGACAAACTGGAGCGGCTACTAGTAACGATAGACCTACAAATGTTGGTCTTGGAATTGAACCATGGAATGATGACGACGACGACATCCCCGAGTGGCAGCCACAAGCCCCCCCAGCCCTACAGCGTCCTTCATACCCTTTAGGCCATAGTTATACGCGGCCTCATTTGGCTCATCATAGGCCATTGGCACCACCTATGGCTTTGCCTATGCAGCCACCAATAAATAATGTTCCAAACAGGCAACAAATAATGTCACCCAGGGGGCAATATCAAGTTGACTGGAGAAGGGATCCATCAAGGGCTAGGGGATTCtga